Proteins found in one Miscanthus floridulus cultivar M001 chromosome 4, ASM1932011v1, whole genome shotgun sequence genomic segment:
- the LOC136551576 gene encoding pyrophosphate--fructose 6-phosphate 1-phosphotransferase subunit alpha-like isoform X2 — protein MKAQNPHNVLLGFVGGTEGLFAKKTLEITDDVLSSYKNQGGFDLLGRTVDQIRTTEQINAAKATCCDLNLDSLIIIGGVTSNSDAAQLAEIFAEHNCKTKVIGVPVTLSGDLRNQFVETTVGFDTVCKVNSQLISNVCLDAISAGKYYYFVRLMGGKASHVALECALQSHPNMVILGEEVAFSKLTLKEITNKICDGVEARAEQGKYHGVLVIPEGLIESIPEMYALIQEINNLHSNNVSEADIPSQLSPWAAALFKFLPSFIRRELILHQESDNSAQLSQIDTEQLLAHLVEAEMNKRTKEGKYKGRKFSSVCHFFGSQARGSLPSNFDCNYAYVLGHICVQIIAAGLNGYMATVTNLKDSTNKWRCAAVPLAAMMSVRRHLRGPGAVPIGRPVIHPSPIDLKAESYAVLREKASSFLLDDFYRTPGGIQFEGPGAGTKPITLTIEEQDYLGDIEILQAYLDKVRTILKPGCSREILKASISSIASVNNVLKFMSAPLNTELPLYHFN, from the exons ATGAAAGCTCAGAATCCACACAATGTTCTGCTTGGATTTGTAG GTGGCACGGAAGGCCTATTTGCAAAGAAGACGCTGGAGATCACTGATGATGTGCTTTCGTCATACAAAAATCAAG GTGGTTTTGATTTGCTCGGCAGGACTGTTGATCAAATCCGCACGACAGAGCAAATAAATGCTGCTAAGGCAACATGCTGTGATCTTAACTTGGATAGCCTAATCATCATTGGAG GGGTGACCTCCAATTCAGATGCTGCTCAGCTTGCAGAGATCTTTGCGGAGCATAACTGCAAGACAAAA GTTATAGGTGTCCCTGTAACGCTGAGTGGTGATCTCAGGAATCAGTTCGTGGAAACAACTGTTGGTTTTGATACAGTGTGCAAG GTGAACTCTCAGCTTATAAGCAATGTTTGCCTTGATGCAATCTCAGCTGGGAAG TACTACTATTTTGTTCGCTTGATGGGTGGCAAAGCATCTCATGTTGCGTTAGAGTGCGCACTTCAGTCACACCCAAACATG GTTATATTAGGAGAGGAGGTGGCGTTTTCAAAGCTCACATTGAAGGAAATTACAAACAAGATATGCGACGGAGTAGAAGCAAGGGCGGAACAAG GGaaataccatggagtgctagtTATTCCTGAGGGACTAATAGAAAGCATACCAGAAATGTATGCACTCATTCAG GAAATCAATAATCTCCACAGTAATAATGTTTCTGAGGCAGACATTCCATCTCAACTTTCTCCATGGGCCGCTGCCTTGTTCAAGTTCTTGCCATCGTTCATTAGGAGAGAG TTGATCCTGCATCAAGAATCTGATAACTCAGCACAGCTATCTCAG ATCGATACCGAGCAGCTCTTAGCTCATTTAGTAGAAGCAGAAATGAACAAGAGAACA AAAGAAGGAAAGTACAAGGGAAGAAAATTCAGTTCAGTGTGCCACTTCTTTGGTTCTCAAGCCCGAGGATCGCTACCATCAAACTTCGACTGCAACTATGCTTAT GTTCTTGGCCATATTTGTGTGCAAATAATAGCAGCTGGATTGAATGGTTACATGGCTACCGTAACAAATCTGAAGGACTCGACAAACAAGTGGCGATGCGCTGCTGTTCCTCTAGCG GCAATGATGAGTGTGAGGAGGCACTTGCGTGGCCCTGGAGCTGTTCCTATTGGGAGGCCAGTCATCCATCCTTCTCCTATTGACCTGAAAGCAGAGTCATATGC GGTCCTGAGAGAGAAAGCCTCAAGCTTTCTGTTAGACGATTTCTACAGAACTCCAGGAGGCATTCAGTTCGAAGGACCTGGCGCAGGCACCAAGCCTATCACATTGACCATAGAAGAGCAGGACTATCTGGGTGACATCGAGATACTGCAAGCCTACTTGGACAag GTTAGAACCATCCTGAAGCCTGGATGCTCACGAGAGATTCTCAAGGCATCAATAAGCTCGATTGCGTCAGTAAACAATGTGCTCAAGTTCATGTCGGCACCCCTCAATACAGAGCTTCCTCTCTACCACTTCAACTGA
- the LOC136551576 gene encoding pyrophosphate--fructose 6-phosphate 1-phosphotransferase subunit alpha-like isoform X1, with protein MNADDLGSPRELTGLQRRRALYQPELPPCLLQGTRIRVEFGDSTTTIDSKCADIVAQAFPHIFGQKLVRFLEPHTDTVVSESDAQVIQEHPPIRVGVVFSGRQSPGGHNVIWGTYDAMKAQNPHNVLLGFVGGTEGLFAKKTLEITDDVLSSYKNQGGFDLLGRTVDQIRTTEQINAAKATCCDLNLDSLIIIGGVTSNSDAAQLAEIFAEHNCKTKVIGVPVTLSGDLRNQFVETTVGFDTVCKVNSQLISNVCLDAISAGKYYYFVRLMGGKASHVALECALQSHPNMVILGEEVAFSKLTLKEITNKICDGVEARAEQGKYHGVLVIPEGLIESIPEMYALIQEINNLHSNNVSEADIPSQLSPWAAALFKFLPSFIRRELILHQESDNSAQLSQIDTEQLLAHLVEAEMNKRTKEGKYKGRKFSSVCHFFGSQARGSLPSNFDCNYAYVLGHICVQIIAAGLNGYMATVTNLKDSTNKWRCAAVPLAAMMSVRRHLRGPGAVPIGRPVIHPSPIDLKAESYAVLREKASSFLLDDFYRTPGGIQFEGPGAGTKPITLTIEEQDYLGDIEILQAYLDKVRTILKPGCSREILKASISSIASVNNVLKFMSAPLNTELPLYHFN; from the exons aTGAACGCCGACGACCTGGGCTCGCCGAGGGAGCTCACCGGGCTGCAGCGGAGGAGGGCTCTGTACCAACCGGAGCTGCCTCCATGTCTTCTTCAG GGAACGAGAATCAGAGTGGAGTTTGGCGACTCAACAACGACCATTGATTCAAAATGTGCCGACATTGTCGCACAGGCATTCCCACACATCTTTGGTCAGAAGCTGGTGCGTTTCCTAGAGCCACACACTGACACGGTGGTCTCTGAATCTGATGCACAAGTCATCCAAGAACACCCACCAATtag GGTGGGTGTGGTGTTTTCTGGAAGGCAATCACCTGGCGGGCATAATGTCATATGGGGTACTTATGATGCTATGAAAGCTCAGAATCCACACAATGTTCTGCTTGGATTTGTAG GTGGCACGGAAGGCCTATTTGCAAAGAAGACGCTGGAGATCACTGATGATGTGCTTTCGTCATACAAAAATCAAG GTGGTTTTGATTTGCTCGGCAGGACTGTTGATCAAATCCGCACGACAGAGCAAATAAATGCTGCTAAGGCAACATGCTGTGATCTTAACTTGGATAGCCTAATCATCATTGGAG GGGTGACCTCCAATTCAGATGCTGCTCAGCTTGCAGAGATCTTTGCGGAGCATAACTGCAAGACAAAA GTTATAGGTGTCCCTGTAACGCTGAGTGGTGATCTCAGGAATCAGTTCGTGGAAACAACTGTTGGTTTTGATACAGTGTGCAAG GTGAACTCTCAGCTTATAAGCAATGTTTGCCTTGATGCAATCTCAGCTGGGAAG TACTACTATTTTGTTCGCTTGATGGGTGGCAAAGCATCTCATGTTGCGTTAGAGTGCGCACTTCAGTCACACCCAAACATG GTTATATTAGGAGAGGAGGTGGCGTTTTCAAAGCTCACATTGAAGGAAATTACAAACAAGATATGCGACGGAGTAGAAGCAAGGGCGGAACAAG GGaaataccatggagtgctagtTATTCCTGAGGGACTAATAGAAAGCATACCAGAAATGTATGCACTCATTCAG GAAATCAATAATCTCCACAGTAATAATGTTTCTGAGGCAGACATTCCATCTCAACTTTCTCCATGGGCCGCTGCCTTGTTCAAGTTCTTGCCATCGTTCATTAGGAGAGAG TTGATCCTGCATCAAGAATCTGATAACTCAGCACAGCTATCTCAG ATCGATACCGAGCAGCTCTTAGCTCATTTAGTAGAAGCAGAAATGAACAAGAGAACA AAAGAAGGAAAGTACAAGGGAAGAAAATTCAGTTCAGTGTGCCACTTCTTTGGTTCTCAAGCCCGAGGATCGCTACCATCAAACTTCGACTGCAACTATGCTTAT GTTCTTGGCCATATTTGTGTGCAAATAATAGCAGCTGGATTGAATGGTTACATGGCTACCGTAACAAATCTGAAGGACTCGACAAACAAGTGGCGATGCGCTGCTGTTCCTCTAGCG GCAATGATGAGTGTGAGGAGGCACTTGCGTGGCCCTGGAGCTGTTCCTATTGGGAGGCCAGTCATCCATCCTTCTCCTATTGACCTGAAAGCAGAGTCATATGC GGTCCTGAGAGAGAAAGCCTCAAGCTTTCTGTTAGACGATTTCTACAGAACTCCAGGAGGCATTCAGTTCGAAGGACCTGGCGCAGGCACCAAGCCTATCACATTGACCATAGAAGAGCAGGACTATCTGGGTGACATCGAGATACTGCAAGCCTACTTGGACAag GTTAGAACCATCCTGAAGCCTGGATGCTCACGAGAGATTCTCAAGGCATCAATAAGCTCGATTGCGTCAGTAAACAATGTGCTCAAGTTCATGTCGGCACCCCTCAATACAGAGCTTCCTCTCTACCACTTCAACTGA
- the LOC136551576 gene encoding pyrophosphate--fructose 6-phosphate 1-phosphotransferase subunit alpha-like isoform X3 has protein sequence MSSSGGTEGLFAKKTLEITDDVLSSYKNQGGFDLLGRTVDQIRTTEQINAAKATCCDLNLDSLIIIGGVTSNSDAAQLAEIFAEHNCKTKVIGVPVTLSGDLRNQFVETTVGFDTVCKVNSQLISNVCLDAISAGKYYYFVRLMGGKASHVALECALQSHPNMVILGEEVAFSKLTLKEITNKICDGVEARAEQGKYHGVLVIPEGLIESIPEMYALIQEINNLHSNNVSEADIPSQLSPWAAALFKFLPSFIRRELILHQESDNSAQLSQIDTEQLLAHLVEAEMNKRTKEGKYKGRKFSSVCHFFGSQARGSLPSNFDCNYAYVLGHICVQIIAAGLNGYMATVTNLKDSTNKWRCAAVPLAAMMSVRRHLRGPGAVPIGRPVIHPSPIDLKAESYAVLREKASSFLLDDFYRTPGGIQFEGPGAGTKPITLTIEEQDYLGDIEILQAYLDKVRTILKPGCSREILKASISSIASVNNVLKFMSAPLNTELPLYHFN, from the exons ATGTCTTCTTCAG GTGGCACGGAAGGCCTATTTGCAAAGAAGACGCTGGAGATCACTGATGATGTGCTTTCGTCATACAAAAATCAAG GTGGTTTTGATTTGCTCGGCAGGACTGTTGATCAAATCCGCACGACAGAGCAAATAAATGCTGCTAAGGCAACATGCTGTGATCTTAACTTGGATAGCCTAATCATCATTGGAG GGGTGACCTCCAATTCAGATGCTGCTCAGCTTGCAGAGATCTTTGCGGAGCATAACTGCAAGACAAAA GTTATAGGTGTCCCTGTAACGCTGAGTGGTGATCTCAGGAATCAGTTCGTGGAAACAACTGTTGGTTTTGATACAGTGTGCAAG GTGAACTCTCAGCTTATAAGCAATGTTTGCCTTGATGCAATCTCAGCTGGGAAG TACTACTATTTTGTTCGCTTGATGGGTGGCAAAGCATCTCATGTTGCGTTAGAGTGCGCACTTCAGTCACACCCAAACATG GTTATATTAGGAGAGGAGGTGGCGTTTTCAAAGCTCACATTGAAGGAAATTACAAACAAGATATGCGACGGAGTAGAAGCAAGGGCGGAACAAG GGaaataccatggagtgctagtTATTCCTGAGGGACTAATAGAAAGCATACCAGAAATGTATGCACTCATTCAG GAAATCAATAATCTCCACAGTAATAATGTTTCTGAGGCAGACATTCCATCTCAACTTTCTCCATGGGCCGCTGCCTTGTTCAAGTTCTTGCCATCGTTCATTAGGAGAGAG TTGATCCTGCATCAAGAATCTGATAACTCAGCACAGCTATCTCAG ATCGATACCGAGCAGCTCTTAGCTCATTTAGTAGAAGCAGAAATGAACAAGAGAACA AAAGAAGGAAAGTACAAGGGAAGAAAATTCAGTTCAGTGTGCCACTTCTTTGGTTCTCAAGCCCGAGGATCGCTACCATCAAACTTCGACTGCAACTATGCTTAT GTTCTTGGCCATATTTGTGTGCAAATAATAGCAGCTGGATTGAATGGTTACATGGCTACCGTAACAAATCTGAAGGACTCGACAAACAAGTGGCGATGCGCTGCTGTTCCTCTAGCG GCAATGATGAGTGTGAGGAGGCACTTGCGTGGCCCTGGAGCTGTTCCTATTGGGAGGCCAGTCATCCATCCTTCTCCTATTGACCTGAAAGCAGAGTCATATGC GGTCCTGAGAGAGAAAGCCTCAAGCTTTCTGTTAGACGATTTCTACAGAACTCCAGGAGGCATTCAGTTCGAAGGACCTGGCGCAGGCACCAAGCCTATCACATTGACCATAGAAGAGCAGGACTATCTGGGTGACATCGAGATACTGCAAGCCTACTTGGACAag GTTAGAACCATCCTGAAGCCTGGATGCTCACGAGAGATTCTCAAGGCATCAATAAGCTCGATTGCGTCAGTAAACAATGTGCTCAAGTTCATGTCGGCACCCCTCAATACAGAGCTTCCTCTCTACCACTTCAACTGA